The Drosophila sechellia strain sech25 chromosome 2L, ASM438219v1, whole genome shotgun sequence region TGATATGAAGTATCAGCATTCAGTATTCAATGTAAATCCTTTAAGCTGCAAGTGCGTTCGAAAGGAGACTCTCCGCCACGTATTCATGGATTCCTGGCTGACTGACAGGTTGACTGACAGGTTGACTGCGGCTCTGTGTGGAGCTCCTGCCCCATATTTGTTGGGTTCTGCGGGAAAAAGCGGAATGCGGTCCGTGTGATGAAGGCAGAGAGGGCGGTGCCTATATCCAACCAGAAACCAGTAAGCAGTCAAGAGATGTGTGCTAAGTGGCGCAGCAGAGGGAGAACTTAGTACTTATCATCGTACCCATGCTGAGTACAGTATCACGTCAGAATAAGACCAATAATTCTGCAGAATCAGCGTTATTCGCGATTAGTTGACAAGATTATCTTGTGTATTTTATGGTAAACGCTAAGTTTATTTTTCGTAAAGGTCTTCCCTAGAAATTTCTATCAAAAACTTTTTTGAATTCAATTGAACTACATACAAGTATAGCACATTACATCAATACAGGTATACACAAAAACATACGCAAGAATACGACTTGACCATGTTCCTACAATGTCCTTCGGTGGTGCGAGGCTCTAAACACTTTTCTCAGCACATGAGCGATTTCAGTTCTGGAAGCCATCAGAACACGGACAATTTCAGCGATTTCTGGTTGGAGTCCAATACTAGTCAGGATTCGTACTTCGGTCAATCTAGCCGACTAAAACTTGCCCTTTTGGATTACAAGCAGTTTAACGCTGCAAGGACTATTCAGTGTCAAGTGAGGGGATTCTTGGCCAGAAGGAATCGTAAAAGGCAGATCGATGCTGCCACCACCATTAGCAAGTGGTGGCGTGGCTTCTGGGTGCGCCACTCAAAGTTCTCCTTTATGCAGCAGCTGTTACAGCAGAGGATCATCCAGTATCACCACGATATGGCCACCAAGATCCAGGCGCTGTTCCGCGGATGGATGACTCGCCAGTACTTCCAGGACTTCCAGGGCATGAAGTCGCTCCGAATACAGTATGTGGAAGATATGCTCAGTTCGCTTTACAGAAAGGTCCACAGAATGCGCAAGGAACATATGCTACCAGGCATTTATGCATTAAGGGAATCTGAGTAAGTCTTTCAAAATCGTTTTTCTTTCCACACTCTAATTGTTGTTGTGTCTTATTTGCAGCTTACTAAGAAAGATCGAGGACCTTTCTAGTACCTTTGGCTATCGCTTTCATAACGGCCGTGTGCGAGCAGCCATTGCCATGAAGCGATCCTTCATAAACGACCGGCGACATGAGTTCCGAAAGGGAAATACTTATTCCAAAGTGCCTTATCCGGGACCCTATATAGAAAACATAAACGACTTAGAGTTTACCTTGCCAAAGCGATTGACACCGCGTTTGCAGCGTACGATTCTGGTATATGACAAGGCAATGAGGGATAAGAATGTGGAGAAGGTGTATATGAACTATTCAACCAGTAAGTTTGACACCTATATTCCTAATTATGATAACAAACCtctatttatcattgcagaaCGTCGTATGAGCATGCATGTCATGCGAGAGAATATGCGAAATCGTTTTTGCAAAGATTTTGTAAAGCGTTTGGCAAAAAGGAACAAGACACGAAATGCACAGGATCGTAATATTAAATTCTATCTTGATGATCTTCTAACGACCGCCGATGaatataattgtttttgcAAGCCCCAGGTA contains the following coding sequences:
- the LOC6613655 gene encoding uncharacterized protein LOC6613655, whose protein sequence is MFLQCPSVVRGSKHFSQHMSDFSSGSHQNTDNFSDFWLESNTSQDSYFGQSSRLKLALLDYKQFNAARTIQCQVRGFLARRNRKRQIDAATTISKWWRGFWVRHSKFSFMQQLLQQRIIQYHHDMATKIQALFRGWMTRQYFQDFQGMKSLRIQYVEDMLSSLYRKVHRMRKEHMLPGIYALRESDLLRKIEDLSSTFGYRFHNGRVRAAIAMKRSFINDRRHEFRKGNTYSKVPYPGPYIENINDLEFTLPKRLTPRLQRTILVYDKAMRDKNVEKVYMNYSTKRRMSMHVMRENMRNRFCKDFVKRLAKRNKTRNAQDRNIKFYLDDLLTTADEYNCFCKPQVKDDSLCQ